TGCCGGTTTACAAAGTCTGGAACAAGAACTGAAAAAAGGCGTTGTAAGCTAGAAATTTACACAAATTGAATATTGGAAATTAGATAAATGCAGGAGGAAGAAGAAGAAAGATATCTTCAAATAATAAAAGACAGTAACAGAAAACTTGTGGTTTTAGAATTGTTATCCAATTTCTTTAACCACAAGGATCTTGTCGGAATTTTGGTAAGGACAAAAATCATTCATACTCTTTTTGAAAAGAACCGAATATTAGATATTAATAAATTAGAGCTCTTTCATATTCAGTTTACAAGCAGTCTTATTGATCTGTTTCAAAAAATCAAAAAATCAAAAGAACAGCAGTATGTTTTAATCAGCGATGAAATATATATTAATGAAGATATTTTATCAAAATTAAAACTGGAAATAGGAGAAAGTAAGTTTGCCAGACAAATGCAGCTGCATGCTCAAAATATGTCCAGAAAGATAGAAGAACTCTATCAGCTGTTTGTTTCTGAAAAAGATGTTTTTTTTAATTGGAATGATATAATCACTTTTTCTCAAAGTATTCAGGCCGAATATTACAGGGAAATTACAATTGAACAGTACGAAAAACTGTCGCAGCTGAATAAAAGTGTGTATGAAAATCCATATGCGAGATTTGAAAAAAAACTTCTTGGGCGTTTGAATATCCTGAATTTCAAAATTAAGTTTTCCTGCGGACTGGTTTGTAATAATGAAATAATTGAGGTTTATGAGTTTAGGGATTCTAACGATAAATTTGTTTTTGTAGCCAATGAAAAATCATTTTATTTTTTGAACGAAGAAGTTGCAAAAGATATTGATATTTCGAAAAACGGATCCGCAAAAGAAGAAATTATAAGAGGTCTGAAAAATAAAAATGCAGAATTGAAGCGCGAACTAAGTGTCATAAAAACAACGCTGCCCGAAAATGTTTTAGAAGTATTAAAGGAATATCATGAAAAAATTTCATCGGTAGATTTTCTGGAAGAACTCCAAAATGTTGATGAACAAACCAATATTTTAAAAACAATGTTGAATATAAATATTAATTAAAGATATAAAATGGCAATTAACTTAGAAAAAGGACAAAGACAAAGTATTGATGCACCAAAGTTTACGGTAGGTCTTGGATGGGATAGTAATTCAAGTAACACGGGTTCAAGTTTTGATGTGGATGCTTCAGTATTTTTAGTTGGTGCAAACGGAAAAATTCCGAATGACAACCATTTTGTTTATTATAATAATTTAAAATCACCTGATGGGGCAGTAGTTCATACAGGAGATAATTTAACCGGAGATGGTGATGGAGATGATGAAAAAATCCAGATAGATTTATCGGTAATCTCTCCAGATGTTCAGGAAATTTCTTTTGTCGTAACGATTCATCAGGCAGATACAAAAAGACAGAATTTTGGGCAGATCAGAAATTCATTCATCAGAATTCTGGATCAGACAAATACTGAATTGGTTAAGTATGAATTGGATGAAGATTTTTCTATTGAAACTGCAGTAGAATTTGGAAGAATTTATAAAAGAAACAATGAGTGGAAATTTGAAGCAGTTGGTATAGGAATGAAAGGTGGTTTACAAGATTATTTGAATAAATATAACTAATTTAAAACCAATTAAAAAGTATGGCAATTAACTTAACCAAAGGACAAAAAATTGATTTGCGAAAATCAAGCGGTGAAACCTTAACCAATTTTTGCGTTGGTGTAAACTGGGGTGCAATTGAAACAAAAGGTTTTTTAGGATTATCAAAAAATGTAACAGAAGTAGACTTAGATTTAAGCTGTGTACTTATTGATGACCAAAACAAACTTTGTGACCACTTATATTCTCCATTGTACAGAGCCGAAGTTTTACAGCAATTTGGTCTGCCAAAAGGTAAATTGATAACTGTTGACAATGCTCTAAAGCATACCGGAGATGATCTTGCCGGGGATACCGGTGGAGACGATGGTTTGGATAATGAAATTATTACCGTAGACCTTTCTAAAGTTGATGCCAAAGTAAGCCAGATATTTTTCTTTTTAAACAATGCAGGAAAAGAAGATTTCTCTCAAATCCCGTATGCAAAAATCAGAATGTATGAAGGTACTCCAACAAGAGTAACTTCAGAATTTGCTTCTTACAATGTTTCGGCTGAAGCGCAGTATGTAAACAAACGTTCTATTATTATGGGTAAATTATACAAACGTAATGGAGAATGGAAGTTCAGTGCAATTGGAGATCCTACAGATGATACTTTCTTAGGGCAGACTATTCACAAAATTGTAGAATCCTACCTATAATATACATTTACATTATTACCGTTTTAAATTTTTGTAATTCTATTATCAATCATTTTTGCAAGGTTATATGAGAAGACTACCCGTATATTTTTTATTAGACACGTCTGGTTCCATGTACGGCGAACCTATTCAGGCACTTAATAACGCTTTGAGCGGCATGATCAATACATTACGCTCAGATGCACAAGCCTTAGATTCGCTGTGGATCAGTATTATAACTTTTGACAGAGAAGTAAAAGAAATTGTGCCTTTGACAGAATTGGTTCATTTTCAACTTCCAGAAATAACCTGTCCACAAAGTGGTCCAACCAATACTGGCGCAGGATTAGAATTTGTACTTCAAAAAGTTAAAACTGAAGTAATAAAAAGTTCTCCAACCCAAAAAGGAGACTGGAAACCTTTACTTTTTGTATTTACTGACGGAAAACCTTCGGATATTCAGTTATATAGAGAAAAAATTACAGAAATAAAAGCACAGGATTTTGCTGCTGTCGTAGGCTGTGCTGCCGGTCATATGGCAAACGACAGCATTCTTAAAGAACTTACAGATAATGTAGTACATCTGGATTCTGCTGATAGTTCTACATTGAAGCAATTTTTTAAATGGGTTTCTGAAACAATTGAGCAAGGAAACAAAAGCCAGGGAACAGGAGAAAACGTAACACTGCCTCCGCCGCCGAGCGAAATTACCGTTGTGATTTAATCTAAAAAAACAACGTAATCTCATAAAAACCTTTTTGTTATTATTTCTAAGCTCTTTAAAACTCCTTTAAAATGAGAAGACTACCTATATATTTTTTAATTGATATTTCAGAATCAATGGTTGGCGAACCTATCCAGCAAGTTGAAGAAGGTTTAGCGACAATTATTCAGGCATTAAAAACAGATCCGCATGCATTAGAGACTGTTTATGTGTCGATTATAGTTTTTGCAGGCCAGCCCAAAACATTGGTTCCGTTACAAGAAATAGTTAGTTTTTATCCTCCGAAGTTTCCAATCGGGAGCGGTACATCTTTGAGTAAAGGTTTAGGACATTTGATGTTCGAATTAAGAAGTAATATTGTAAAAACGACTTATGAAGTAAAAGGAGATTGGAAACCAATTGTATTTTTATTTACAGACGGCGTTCCGACAGACGATACAAAAGCAGCAATCAATGAATGGAAAACAAATTGGCAGCGAACTGCAAACCTAATTGCAGTGTCTTTTGGAGACGAAACAGATAATCAATTACTTGGAGAGCTGACAGAAAACGTACTTCATTTTAAAAATACAAATGCACAGTCTTATAAAGAGTTTTTTAGATGGGTTACAGATTCTATAAAAACCAGCAGTATTAGTGTAGAAAATAATGCATCTGGTTTTGAATTGGCAAAATTAGACGGCGAAACACTTTCTAAAATAGATTTGACCAAAGCAGAGCCAATCAAACAATATGTTGATGACAATTTTGTGGTATTAAACGGAAAATGTCAAAATACAAAAAGGCCTTATTTAATGAAGTACCGTAAAACACTTGCACCGTCAATTTATGCAGGTATTGAATTGGCTTCAAAAAATTATAAAATGGTTGGAGCGTATCAGGTTGATAATTCTTATTTTGAATTGGCCGATAGCACAACATTTAACACTAAAGTTAATACCGAAGAACTGATTGGAAATCCGACTTGTCCGTGCTGTGGTAATCAAATTGCATTTGCTGTTTGTATTTGCGAAAAAATACATTGTATTGGAGACGAACAAATTAGTACTTGTCCATGGTGTAATAATCAAGGTTCTTACGGATATGGAGAAGGCGGTTTTGATGTTAATAGAACGCAAGGATAATAGTTAAGGATAATATTTATGGAAGAGACCAAAAGATATCTTTATTCCTTTTTATCTCAAAATAAAATAGACATTCCAGAAAGTAAACAGCAGCTTTTTGAGGATTTTATTCATAATGAATCAAACATTAATGCTGTAAAAATAATTAAAGAAAAACAGCAGATGATTATGAGCAATTGGATGTTGAAAAATCGAATTGATGATATTATAAATCAGTCTGTTTTTTTGCCAAACGGAACTGTCAATAAAGTTTATGAAGCAAAAATTGATTTTGACCAATTACAATGGCATGATGTTGTTTTTTATGAAATTAAAAACTTAGAAGATACCGGACTTTCTTTTGATAATGATAAAAAAATCATTCACGGAACTCCCAAAATAAATGGTGATTTTAAAATAAAATTCCATTTTAAAGTAAAGATAAGCGAAGAGGATGAAGAATCGGTTTTAAACGAAAAAAACATCACCCTTATCATCAATCCAGATCCAAAATCATTGTGGAAAAATATTGAAAGCGATCAAAATGCACCTTTCAATAAAAAAGATATTGATACAATTTCGGATAGATTTTTAGATAAAAAAATTGTTGCCGTTTCTAAAAGAGGCAGAAGCCACGCCAATGCTGGTTCTTTTAGAGAAGACGATTTTGCGTTAAGAAATTTTTCGAACGGATGGAGTATTTTAGCGGTTTCTGACGGAGCTGGTTCTGCTTCTTTATCCAGAAAAGGATCAAAATTAGCTTGTGAAACTGTTGTTCAATATTTTGAAGAAAATTTAGATCGAGAAAATCTAAGCGAATTAGACCAGATATTTTTCAATTATAAAAATAAAATAGACGAAGAATCAATAAATAAAATAGATCATTTTGTTTATGAAAGCTTATCAAAAGCGGCTCATTTCGTCAATCAAAAAATAGAAGAGTTTGCCAAAAATATTGACGAAGAAATAAATAAATTTCACTCGACATTAATTTTTGCGTTGGTAAAAAAATATGAATTTGGTTATGCTGTTTTGACCTTTGGAGTCGGCGACTGTCCGATTGTTTTAGTGAATAAAAATTGTACAGAAATAACTTTGATGAATGTTATAGATGTTGGAGAATTTGGAGGAGGAACACGATTTATTACAATGCCGGAAATTTTTCAAAACGAAAATTATCCATCACGTTTCGGTTTTAAATTAGTTGATGATTTTTCATATTTGATGTTAATGACAGACGGAATTTACGATCCGAAATTTGTTGTAGAAGCGAATCTTGAAAAAATTGAAAAATGGCAAGAGTTTCTCTCCGATTTAAATGGAAATAATGAAGACAATGCCAAAGTTGATTTTAAAAATGATTCAGATATTGAAGCGCAGCTTTCTACTTGGATGGATTTCTGGAGTCCTGGAAATCATGATGACAGGACTTTGGTTATAATTTATTAATAATGAATATAGTTACAGTACAATCCATAAACGATACCAGCAAGTCTTATCAATTTGAAGATAATGGCGAACCGATGCGCGGCGGTGTAAAAGACGTTTATTTTAGTCCAGACAAAAGATACGTTGTTGCTATTTTTAGAGAACAGCTGGATGATAACCAAAAAGAAAGACTGCAGCGAATAACCAATAAATATTTTGATCAGATTCAAAAAGGAGAAGCCAGCGATTATTATATAAATGATATCTTCAGATGGCCGACAGATGTTATCACTTATAAAGGCTTAACTGGAGTTATTGTACCGCTTTATAAACCTAAATTTTTCTTTAGAAAAGGATATCAAACCAGCGATTTAATTCAAGGAAAAGAAAAACACGGATTATGGTTTTCGAGTTCAAAATTTAGAAATCCGCATTATCCTTTGCGTATTGCAAATTCAGAATTAGGAGACTGGCTGAGTTATTTTCAGATTTGTGTAAACCTTACGCGCGGCGTTAAAAAAATGCACGCAATGGGTCTATCACATTCCGATTTGTCACATAATAATGTTTTAGTAGATCCAATCGAAAAATCGGCGTGTATAATTGATATTGACGGTTTGGTTGTTCCCGGATTATTTCCTGCCGAAGTAATCGGAACACCTGGTTTTATAGCGCCAGAAGTACTTGCCACAAAACATTTACATAAAACAGATCCTGAAAGAAAACTGCCAAACAGATTAACCGATCTGCATTCGCTTCCTATTCTGATTTATATGTTTTTATTGCACAGACATCCTTTAAAAGGAGGAAAGGTTCATGATCTTGATACCGAAAAAGATGATTTGTTGTCAATGGGAGAAAAGGCAATTTTTATAGAACACCCGACAGATGCGACTAACAGACCAAAAATCAATCAGGTTTCAAAATGGGATTTACCTTGGGCAGATATCAGCAAATTACCGTATACCATTACAGGGCCGTATTTAAAAGCATTATTTGATAAAGTTTTCATAGACGGACTTCACGATCCGAAGCAGAGACCAACTGCAG
The Flavobacterium flavigenum genome window above contains:
- a CDS encoding PP2C family serine/threonine-protein phosphatase gives rise to the protein MEETKRYLYSFLSQNKIDIPESKQQLFEDFIHNESNINAVKIIKEKQQMIMSNWMLKNRIDDIINQSVFLPNGTVNKVYEAKIDFDQLQWHDVVFYEIKNLEDTGLSFDNDKKIIHGTPKINGDFKIKFHFKVKISEEDEESVLNEKNITLIINPDPKSLWKNIESDQNAPFNKKDIDTISDRFLDKKIVAVSKRGRSHANAGSFREDDFALRNFSNGWSILAVSDGAGSASLSRKGSKLACETVVQYFEENLDRENLSELDQIFFNYKNKIDEESINKIDHFVYESLSKAAHFVNQKIEEFAKNIDEEINKFHSTLIFALVKKYEFGYAVLTFGVGDCPIVLVNKNCTEITLMNVIDVGEFGGGTRFITMPEIFQNENYPSRFGFKLVDDFSYLMLMTDGIYDPKFVVEANLEKIEKWQEFLSDLNGNNEDNAKVDFKNDSDIEAQLSTWMDFWSPGNHDDRTLVIIY
- a CDS encoding TerD family protein → MAINLTKGQKIDLRKSSGETLTNFCVGVNWGAIETKGFLGLSKNVTEVDLDLSCVLIDDQNKLCDHLYSPLYRAEVLQQFGLPKGKLITVDNALKHTGDDLAGDTGGDDGLDNEIITVDLSKVDAKVSQIFFFLNNAGKEDFSQIPYAKIRMYEGTPTRVTSEFASYNVSAEAQYVNKRSIIMGKLYKRNGEWKFSAIGDPTDDTFLGQTIHKIVESYL
- a CDS encoding TerY-C metal binding domain-containing protein produces the protein MRRLPIYFLIDISESMVGEPIQQVEEGLATIIQALKTDPHALETVYVSIIVFAGQPKTLVPLQEIVSFYPPKFPIGSGTSLSKGLGHLMFELRSNIVKTTYEVKGDWKPIVFLFTDGVPTDDTKAAINEWKTNWQRTANLIAVSFGDETDNQLLGELTENVLHFKNTNAQSYKEFFRWVTDSIKTSSISVENNASGFELAKLDGETLSKIDLTKAEPIKQYVDDNFVVLNGKCQNTKRPYLMKYRKTLAPSIYAGIELASKNYKMVGAYQVDNSYFELADSTTFNTKVNTEELIGNPTCPCCGNQIAFAVCICEKIHCIGDEQISTCPWCNNQGSYGYGEGGFDVNRTQG
- a CDS encoding vWA domain-containing protein → MRRLPVYFLLDTSGSMYGEPIQALNNALSGMINTLRSDAQALDSLWISIITFDREVKEIVPLTELVHFQLPEITCPQSGPTNTGAGLEFVLQKVKTEVIKSSPTQKGDWKPLLFVFTDGKPSDIQLYREKITEIKAQDFAAVVGCAAGHMANDSILKELTDNVVHLDSADSSTLKQFFKWVSETIEQGNKSQGTGENVTLPPPPSEITVVI
- a CDS encoding helix-hairpin-helix domain-containing protein, whose product is MNIVTVQSINDTSKSYQFEDNGEPMRGGVKDVYFSPDKRYVVAIFREQLDDNQKERLQRITNKYFDQIQKGEASDYYINDIFRWPTDVITYKGLTGVIVPLYKPKFFFRKGYQTSDLIQGKEKHGLWFSSSKFRNPHYPLRIANSELGDWLSYFQICVNLTRGVKKMHAMGLSHSDLSHNNVLVDPIEKSACIIDIDGLVVPGLFPAEVIGTPGFIAPEVLATKHLHKTDPERKLPNRLTDLHSLPILIYMFLLHRHPLKGGKVHDLDTEKDDLLSMGEKAIFIEHPTDATNRPKINQVSKWDLPWADISKLPYTITGPYLKALFDKVFIDGLHDPKQRPTAEEWETALLKTTDLMQKCHNTYCEQKWYVFDNTNRPKCPFCSTAHEGTLPVLDLYYQFQETTWKPENHRLMVYNDQYLFQWHVNRNIARNEKLTLLQKVPVGYFTFFKDKWVMVNQKLTSLKDLTENKEIPIGTMVELTHGKKILLSNEEGGRVIVVTMANT
- a CDS encoding TerD family protein; translation: MAINLEKGQRQSIDAPKFTVGLGWDSNSSNTGSSFDVDASVFLVGANGKIPNDNHFVYYNNLKSPDGAVVHTGDNLTGDGDGDDEKIQIDLSVISPDVQEISFVVTIHQADTKRQNFGQIRNSFIRILDQTNTELVKYELDEDFSIETAVEFGRIYKRNNEWKFEAVGIGMKGGLQDYLNKYN